A single region of the Sulfitobacter geojensis genome encodes:
- the leuB gene encoding 3-isopropylmalate dehydrogenase yields MANPSLLILAGDGIGPEVMGQVTRIIDWFGAKRDLPFDVEHDLVGGAAYDEHGTPLHDDTMARALEVDAVLLGAVGGPKYDDLDFSVKPERGLLRLRKEMDLFSNLRPAQCFDALADFSSLKPELVAGLDIMIVRELTSGVYFGEPRGIIEEGNERVGINTQRYTESEIDRVARSAFELARRRGNKVCSMEKANVMESGILWREVVQKVHDEDYPDVELSHMYADNGAMQLVRAPKQFDVIVTDNLFGDILSDCAAMLTGSLGMLPSASLGAPNAEGRPKAMYEPVHGSAPDITGQGKANPIACILSFAMALRYSFDQGEEATRLEKAVEKVLADGARTADLMGPEGGTPISTTEMGDLILGALDASL; encoded by the coding sequence ATGGCCAACCCATCCCTTCTTATCCTTGCCGGTGACGGCATCGGCCCCGAGGTCATGGGCCAGGTGACCCGCATCATCGACTGGTTCGGTGCCAAGCGCGATCTGCCTTTTGACGTTGAACACGATCTTGTCGGCGGTGCCGCCTATGACGAACACGGCACCCCCCTGCACGACGATACGATGGCGCGCGCGTTGGAAGTCGACGCTGTGCTGCTCGGTGCCGTGGGCGGCCCGAAATACGACGACCTTGATTTCAGCGTAAAGCCGGAGCGCGGCTTGCTGCGCCTGCGCAAGGAAATGGATCTGTTCTCCAACCTGCGCCCCGCTCAATGCTTTGACGCGCTGGCGGATTTCTCATCGCTGAAACCTGAACTGGTGGCCGGTCTGGACATCATGATCGTACGCGAACTGACATCCGGTGTGTACTTCGGTGAACCGCGCGGCATCATCGAAGAGGGCAACGAACGCGTGGGTATCAACACCCAGCGCTATACCGAGTCCGAGATTGACCGCGTTGCACGTTCGGCGTTTGAACTGGCCCGTCGTCGCGGCAACAAGGTTTGTTCGATGGAAAAAGCCAACGTCATGGAATCCGGCATCCTGTGGCGCGAAGTCGTGCAAAAGGTCCACGACGAAGATTACCCCGATGTCGAACTGTCGCACATGTATGCCGACAACGGCGCGATGCAGCTGGTGCGCGCGCCCAAACAGTTTGACGTGATCGTCACCGACAACCTGTTCGGCGATATCCTTTCTGATTGCGCCGCGATGCTGACCGGTTCGCTGGGCATGCTGCCATCCGCGTCACTGGGCGCACCAAACGCAGAGGGCCGTCCGAAAGCGATGTACGAACCCGTGCACGGTTCGGCACCCGACATCACCGGACAGGGCAAGGCGAACCCGATCGCCTGTATCCTCAGCTTTGCCATGGCGCTGCGCTATTCCTTCGATCAAGGCGAAGAAGCCACACGTCTGGAAAAAGCTGTCGAGAAAGTGCTTGCGGACGGGGCACGCACCGCGGACCTGATGGGCCCCGAAGGGGGCACACCAATCAGTACCACGGAAATGGGTGATCTGATCCTAGGGGCGCTCGACGCCAGCCTGTAA
- the glpK gene encoding glycerol kinase GlpK — protein MTHILAIDQGTTSSRALVFDADIKVAATAQQEFPQHFPHSGWVEHDPQNLWDTTVQTCRDAIAKAGLNASDITAIGITNQRETTVVWDAVTGEAIYNAIVWQDRRTADYCRSLRDAGHDAMITAKTGLLADPYFSGTKLKWVLDNVEGARARAKKGELLFGTVDSFLIWKLTNGAAHVTDATNAARTLLYDIHNGRWSQTICNLFDIPMQMLPEVKDCAADFGVTAPEHIGAALPILGVAGDQQAATIGQACFKPGMLKSTYGTGCFALLNTGDTPVKSTNRLLTTIAYQLDGKPTYALEGSIFVAGAVVQWLRDGLQIIGSAAETQDLAANADPQQNVIIVPAFTGLGAPYWNAECRGAVYGLSRNSGPAEFARAALESVGFQTRDLLEAMRADWQGHGADATLRVDGGMSASNPAMQFLADIIDAPVDRPQVLETTAMGAAWLAGQRAGLYPDMQGFADNWAIERTFTPDMGPDLRKQRYDAWQRAVKATMTV, from the coding sequence ATGACCCATATCCTTGCCATTGACCAAGGCACGACATCATCTCGTGCATTGGTTTTTGATGCAGACATCAAGGTTGCCGCCACCGCGCAACAGGAATTCCCACAGCATTTTCCGCACAGTGGCTGGGTCGAACATGATCCGCAAAACCTTTGGGACACTACGGTGCAAACCTGCCGCGACGCAATTGCCAAGGCTGGTCTGAACGCTTCCGACATCACTGCCATCGGCATCACCAACCAGCGTGAAACAACCGTGGTTTGGGACGCCGTTACGGGCGAGGCGATCTATAACGCCATCGTCTGGCAGGACCGCCGGACCGCTGATTACTGCCGGTCCTTACGCGATGCCGGCCATGACGCGATGATCACCGCCAAAACCGGACTGCTGGCCGATCCCTATTTTTCTGGCACCAAGCTCAAGTGGGTTCTGGACAACGTCGAAGGGGCCCGTGCGCGCGCCAAAAAGGGTGAATTGCTGTTCGGCACCGTCGACAGCTTCCTGATCTGGAAGCTGACCAATGGTGCCGCACATGTCACCGACGCCACCAATGCCGCGCGTACGCTGCTGTATGACATTCACAATGGCCGGTGGAGCCAGACCATTTGCAATCTCTTCGACATCCCTATGCAGATGCTGCCCGAAGTCAAAGACTGCGCCGCTGATTTCGGTGTCACCGCGCCCGAACACATCGGGGCTGCCTTGCCGATCCTTGGCGTTGCGGGTGACCAACAGGCGGCGACCATCGGGCAGGCCTGTTTCAAGCCGGGTATGTTAAAATCAACATACGGCACAGGGTGTTTTGCCCTGCTTAATACCGGTGACACGCCGGTCAAATCGACCAACCGCCTGCTGACCACCATTGCCTATCAACTGGACGGGAAGCCGACCTATGCGCTGGAAGGGTCGATTTTTGTGGCTGGTGCTGTGGTTCAATGGCTGCGCGACGGGTTGCAGATCATCGGCAGCGCTGCCGAAACCCAAGACCTCGCCGCCAACGCCGATCCGCAACAGAACGTCATCATCGTGCCCGCCTTTACGGGCCTTGGCGCGCCCTATTGGAATGCGGAATGTCGCGGTGCAGTCTACGGGTTGTCGCGCAATTCCGGCCCTGCCGAATTTGCCCGCGCAGCGCTGGAAAGTGTCGGTTTCCAGACCCGCGATTTGTTGGAAGCCATGCGCGCCGACTGGCAAGGCCACGGTGCCGATGCCACTTTGCGCGTCGACGGCGGCATGTCGGCCAGTAATCCCGCGATGCAGTTCCTTGCCGATATCATCGACGCGCCGGTTGACCGCCCGCAGGTCCTGGAAACGACGGCGATGGGGGCCGCATGGCTCGCGGGGCAGCGGGCAGGACTGTACCCTGACATGCAAGGCTTTGCCGACAACTGGGCCATCGAAAGAACCTTTACCCCCGACATGGGCCCCGACCTGCGCAAGCAGCGTTATGACGCATGGCAACGCGCCGTAAAGGCAACAATGACGGTCTAA